A genomic region of Catalinimonas niigatensis contains the following coding sequences:
- a CDS encoding PSP1 domain-containing protein, with product MACSTCSSGNGAAVGGCQNNGGCGTGACNKMNVFDWLSNMNLPQLNTFDIVEVKFKGGRKEFFRNTDDLNLTTGDPVVVDVPNGHHIGYVSLQGELVRLQMQKKKVANNDEIRKIYRIANDSDLESLQKVVNREMPTLYRTRRIIEDLKLSMKLSDVEYQSDGNKATFYYSADSRVDFRELIKLLAGEFKIRVEMRQISLRQEAGRLGGIGSCGRELCCSTWLSDFKSVSTSAARYQNLSLNPSKLSGQCGRLKCCLNYELETYMNALEDIPEIESPLLTKVGPATLQKTDIFRKIMWFSYERENSWISLKASRVKEIIELNQKKIIPDTLMDNTISTESEDDILNNDLVKMDKKYQKKKKKKKRPGKKKNRNQNNE from the coding sequence ATGGCATGCAGTACTTGTAGCTCAGGCAATGGTGCTGCCGTAGGAGGCTGTCAAAACAACGGCGGATGCGGTACCGGGGCTTGTAATAAAATGAATGTGTTTGACTGGTTATCCAATATGAACCTTCCTCAGCTCAACACTTTTGATATAGTAGAAGTAAAATTTAAAGGCGGTAGAAAAGAGTTTTTCAGAAATACTGACGACTTGAACCTGACTACAGGTGATCCTGTGGTAGTGGATGTGCCTAATGGACATCATATTGGGTATGTTTCTTTACAGGGTGAACTGGTAAGGCTACAGATGCAAAAAAAGAAAGTGGCCAACAACGATGAAATCCGGAAAATTTATCGCATTGCAAACGATAGTGACTTAGAAAGTCTACAGAAGGTAGTCAACCGTGAAATGCCTACCCTCTACCGGACACGCAGGATCATAGAAGATTTGAAGCTCTCTATGAAGCTTTCGGATGTGGAATACCAGTCTGACGGCAATAAAGCTACTTTTTACTATTCCGCTGACAGCAGGGTAGATTTTCGTGAGTTGATCAAGCTTCTTGCCGGTGAGTTTAAAATACGGGTAGAAATGCGGCAGATCAGTCTAAGACAAGAGGCAGGTCGCTTGGGTGGCATTGGCTCTTGCGGACGTGAGTTATGCTGTTCTACCTGGTTAAGCGACTTTAAAAGTGTATCTACCTCTGCTGCCCGCTATCAAAATCTTTCGCTAAATCCAAGTAAGCTTTCAGGTCAATGTGGCAGGCTCAAGTGCTGTCTTAACTATGAGCTGGAAACTTATATGAATGCCCTGGAAGATATTCCGGAGATAGAAAGTCCCTTACTTACCAAGGTTGGCCCAGCAACACTTCAGAAGACGGATATTTTTAGGAAGATTATGTGGTTTAGTTATGAGAGAGAAAATTCATGGATTTCCCTCAAAGCTTCTCGGGTAAAAGAAATAATTGAGTTGAATCAGAAAAAAATCATTCCTGATACTCTGATGGATAACACCATCTCTACCGAATCAGAGGATGACATACTTAACAATGACCTTGTCAAGATGGATAAGAAGTATCAGAAAAAGAAGAAAAAGAAAAAGCGGCCGGGTAAAAAGAAAAACAGAAACCAAAATAATGAATAA
- a CDS encoding 3-keto-disaccharide hydrolase: MRTKLLAVITLCFTLAMIPAKEPKMKKIFNGKNLKGWVVPENNIWWSANDGLLTAKSGPEKKGSILWTEKEYGDFIVQGDFKMGEGTVDSGFFLRSEDQQIQIGISGSLKRDMTGSPYIPGKAYPVEAKGVKDLLKLDDWNTMKIQAKDNIYTVWLNGQEVTTYTSENVPDKGPIGLQLHPGNEMSIDFRNIMVAEL; encoded by the coding sequence ATGAGAACGAAATTGCTTGCGGTAATCACTCTTTGTTTCACTTTGGCCATGATTCCGGCCAAAGAACCGAAGATGAAGAAGATTTTTAATGGAAAGAACCTGAAGGGATGGGTAGTGCCGGAAAATAATATCTGGTGGAGTGCCAATGATGGTTTACTTACTGCAAAAAGTGGCCCGGAAAAAAAAGGATCAATTTTATGGACAGAAAAAGAATACGGAGACTTTATCGTGCAGGGTGATTTTAAGATGGGTGAAGGTACAGTGGACTCAGGCTTTTTTCTGCGCTCTGAAGATCAGCAGATTCAGATTGGTATTTCCGGATCATTGAAACGGGATATGACTGGCTCTCCCTATATCCCCGGAAAAGCATATCCGGTAGAGGCAAAAGGAGTGAAAGATTTACTTAAGCTGGATGATTGGAATACCATGAAAATTCAGGCCAAGGACAATATATATACTGTTTGGCTCAATGGACAGGAAGTGACTACCTACACATCAGAAAATGTACCTGATAAAGGACCGATTGGTTTACAACTGCACCCCGGCAATGAGATGAGTATTGACTTCCGTAATATCATGGTTGCGGAGCTTTAG
- a CDS encoding PVC-type heme-binding CxxCH protein: MIRLTTTTLSIFILSLSCSPQQSDTTKQKDTTTKTSLLRIEQDENAGTFSVFRKDEKEPLLTQNAKEDFRPYLHPIIPPDGKGVLTEYSPGHHKHQTGLYWGFTRVNGRDYFHHPEGDYWQRVSAEVIVSEGEEVKWQTVYNLLGEAGEAILTETQNWSMREEEDKYLLNLEWKGEAKTNVTIGEYDYGGLFLRMPWHEGIPAEVVNAARQRNEKAEGQRAMWVDVGMQVEGRDDLAHIAIFDHPDNEGFPQTWRVDGQMGIGPARARMGEWHISQGETEVIKHQLVVYTGELNDLEITSLWEEFQGGASMYSTAALWEIAQKEGREAKFLTPSEAVESMTVKEGFNVNVWASEPMMSQPMAFCWDDKGRLWVAENLDYESRGSGFSSSGNSRILILEDTDKDGVADSSKVFLEGIAFPAALAVGFDGLFLGAPPNLLFVPDRNSDDKADVEDIEVRLTGWGIRDRHETLNSLHWGPDGWLYGLQGFATPSKVRKPKGKGKLYKHNDPFPEDILEGEGTDINGGVWRYHPTKDRFEVVAHGFSNPWGIDYDAKGQLVMSACVIPHLWHVIPGGIYHRQGGQHFNPYVYNDIKTIADHRHRSAHGGARVYLSDAFPEEHQGRIFMANIHEHAVLSDVLERKGSGFTAHHGDDFLMANNAQWVGFSMEVGPEGALYVLDWHDADICGQEVLNEETGRIFRITPRQSQAENWEGRYDDLSKMSDAKLVSMQTTPSAWHARRARVILQNRAAKGELHKNTHAKLREIYLKEANPNWRLQAMWALHVTGGFETGQLIEALEDNDEYIRSWAVQLLCEDKDPSSQAIGKFRQMAVQDPSPVVRLYLASALQRMQHGDRWEITEALMKHEEDVEDHNLSKMIWYGTEPLVEKNPERALALAAESEIPMLTQFIARRAVDANATEQLIVKIGQNPKAQIYLLEGMRDGLEGQVDLTAPANWKEVYAKLQQSKNNQVKQLALEIAQQFGDTEAAKQYLATLKNKNAPLEQRRKALISLANQKREELLEELPTLINEPSLRADAIRVIAEYDYEPLGELLIARYDNFDATEKLETVQALASRPAYGWMLTQALKEKVIPKSDVPAYVARQLRRVVGSGFVEVWGPIDELGTNQIEAYTKYQNLLTNEALINANTANGRVLFQRSCGPCHKMYGEGGNIGPDITGSNRTNIDYLLSNVLNPSGEIQDDYKMVVVTTRDGRTYAGNVAGENERQLSLRIVGREAVQINKSDIQSREETPNSMMPPGLFETLTDAEVLDLVAYLRTAEQVNLP; encoded by the coding sequence ATGATACGATTAACGACAACAACCTTATCCATTTTTATTCTTAGTTTGAGCTGTAGTCCACAACAATCAGATACAACTAAGCAGAAAGACACAACTACAAAAACAAGCCTATTACGTATTGAGCAGGATGAAAATGCTGGAACATTTTCTGTATTTCGGAAAGACGAAAAGGAGCCGCTTCTTACGCAAAATGCCAAAGAAGACTTTCGTCCTTACTTACATCCGATCATACCTCCGGATGGTAAAGGCGTACTAACTGAGTACAGCCCGGGACACCATAAGCACCAAACGGGTTTGTATTGGGGATTTACTCGGGTAAATGGCCGCGACTATTTTCACCATCCGGAAGGCGATTACTGGCAGCGGGTTTCCGCAGAGGTAATAGTCAGTGAAGGGGAAGAGGTAAAATGGCAAACGGTCTATAACCTCCTGGGTGAAGCAGGCGAAGCTATACTGACAGAAACGCAAAACTGGTCAATGCGGGAAGAAGAGGATAAATATCTGCTAAACCTTGAATGGAAAGGAGAAGCTAAAACCAATGTGACTATTGGAGAATATGATTATGGCGGATTGTTTTTACGCATGCCCTGGCATGAGGGCATTCCGGCTGAGGTAGTGAATGCAGCACGACAGCGTAACGAAAAAGCGGAAGGACAGCGGGCCATGTGGGTAGATGTAGGAATGCAGGTAGAGGGGCGAGATGACCTGGCCCATATCGCCATTTTTGATCATCCAGATAATGAAGGCTTTCCTCAAACCTGGCGGGTAGATGGACAAATGGGCATAGGACCGGCTCGTGCACGAATGGGAGAGTGGCATATTTCTCAAGGAGAGACGGAAGTCATCAAGCATCAACTGGTGGTTTATACAGGTGAACTTAACGACTTAGAAATAACCAGTTTATGGGAAGAATTTCAAGGAGGAGCCTCTATGTATTCAACGGCTGCTTTGTGGGAAATCGCCCAAAAGGAGGGAAGGGAAGCTAAGTTTCTTACCCCCAGTGAGGCGGTGGAGAGCATGACAGTCAAAGAGGGATTTAATGTGAATGTATGGGCATCAGAGCCTATGATGTCGCAACCGATGGCTTTCTGCTGGGATGATAAGGGAAGGTTGTGGGTGGCCGAAAACCTGGACTATGAATCCAGAGGTAGCGGCTTTTCTAGTTCAGGCAACAGCCGTATTCTTATTCTGGAAGATACCGATAAGGATGGCGTAGCTGATAGCAGCAAGGTTTTTCTGGAAGGTATTGCTTTTCCCGCTGCGCTTGCGGTAGGGTTTGACGGACTTTTTCTGGGCGCACCACCCAACCTGCTCTTTGTGCCTGACCGGAATAGTGATGACAAAGCGGATGTGGAAGATATAGAAGTGCGCCTGACGGGCTGGGGGATTCGCGACCGGCACGAAACGCTAAACAGTTTGCATTGGGGACCCGATGGCTGGCTGTATGGCTTACAGGGCTTTGCCACACCCTCCAAAGTAAGAAAGCCTAAAGGAAAAGGAAAGCTTTATAAACATAATGATCCTTTCCCTGAGGATATATTAGAAGGTGAAGGTACCGACATTAATGGTGGCGTGTGGCGATATCATCCTACCAAAGATCGTTTTGAGGTGGTAGCCCATGGTTTCAGCAATCCCTGGGGCATAGATTATGATGCCAAAGGACAACTTGTGATGAGCGCCTGTGTGATTCCCCATCTCTGGCATGTCATTCCTGGTGGAATTTACCATCGTCAGGGAGGACAGCACTTTAATCCTTATGTCTATAATGATATCAAAACCATCGCAGATCATCGCCATCGTTCTGCTCATGGGGGAGCAAGGGTATATCTATCCGATGCCTTTCCTGAAGAACATCAGGGACGCATATTTATGGCCAATATTCATGAACATGCCGTTTTATCAGATGTACTGGAGCGTAAAGGTTCCGGTTTCACTGCCCATCACGGCGATGACTTTCTGATGGCTAACAATGCGCAATGGGTAGGATTTAGTATGGAAGTGGGTCCTGAAGGTGCGCTATATGTTCTGGACTGGCACGATGCTGACATTTGCGGACAGGAAGTACTTAATGAAGAAACCGGACGTATTTTTAGGATTACTCCCCGGCAATCGCAGGCTGAAAATTGGGAAGGCCGCTATGATGATCTTTCAAAAATGAGTGACGCTAAACTGGTGAGCATGCAAACCACTCCCAGTGCCTGGCATGCCCGTCGTGCCCGGGTAATACTTCAAAACAGGGCAGCCAAAGGTGAGTTACATAAAAATACCCATGCAAAGCTTCGTGAGATATATTTGAAAGAAGCCAACCCCAACTGGCGATTGCAGGCTATGTGGGCATTGCATGTAACAGGTGGATTTGAGACTGGACAACTTATTGAAGCATTGGAAGATAATGATGAATATATCCGATCCTGGGCTGTACAACTGCTTTGTGAAGATAAAGATCCTTCTTCCCAAGCAATTGGAAAGTTCAGGCAAATGGCTGTGCAGGACCCTTCTCCGGTAGTAAGACTGTATCTGGCGTCAGCACTACAGCGTATGCAACACGGGGATCGTTGGGAAATTACTGAAGCCCTGATGAAGCATGAAGAAGACGTAGAGGATCATAATTTATCCAAAATGATATGGTACGGAACAGAACCTTTGGTGGAGAAAAATCCTGAGCGTGCCCTTGCTCTGGCTGCTGAGAGTGAAATTCCCATGTTAACGCAATTTATAGCCCGCCGTGCGGTTGATGCCAATGCAACAGAACAGCTGATTGTAAAGATTGGACAAAACCCCAAAGCACAGATCTATTTACTGGAAGGGATGCGAGATGGATTGGAGGGGCAAGTTGACCTAACAGCTCCAGCCAATTGGAAGGAAGTGTATGCGAAATTACAGCAATCAAAAAACAATCAAGTGAAACAGCTTGCCCTGGAGATAGCACAGCAATTTGGAGATACAGAAGCTGCCAAACAATATCTGGCTACTTTGAAAAACAAAAATGCTCCCTTGGAACAACGTCGTAAAGCGTTGATCAGCCTGGCTAATCAAAAAAGAGAAGAATTGTTGGAAGAACTTCCTACTCTTATTAATGAGCCAAGTTTACGTGCTGATGCAATACGTGTGATAGCAGAATATGATTATGAACCGCTGGGAGAATTACTGATAGCGCGATACGATAATTTTGATGCTACTGAAAAGTTAGAAACTGTACAGGCTCTGGCTTCAAGGCCGGCTTACGGCTGGATGCTAACGCAGGCGTTAAAAGAAAAAGTGATTCCAAAGTCTGACGTTCCGGCATATGTCGCCCGTCAATTGCGCAGGGTAGTAGGCAGTGGATTTGTAGAGGTATGGGGACCTATAGACGAACTTGGCACTAACCAGATAGAAGCTTATACAAAATATCAAAACTTACTAACCAACGAGGCTTTAATTAATGCCAATACTGCTAATGGACGGGTATTATTTCAGCGTAGCTGTGGACCCTGTCACAAAATGTACGGAGAGGGTGGTAACATAGGCCCTGACATCACCGGTTCTAACCGTACTAATATAGACTATCTGCTCAGTAATGTGCTCAACCCCAGTGGAGAAATCCAGGATGATTATAAAATGGTGGTGGTAACCACAAGGGATGGACGGACATATGCTGGAAATGTTGCCGGAGAAAACGAACGTCAACTTAGCCTTAGGATAGTAGGGCGGGAGGCGGTACAGATTAATAAATCTGATATCCAGTCTAGGGAGGAGACTCCCAATTCAATGATGCCCCCCGGCCTGTTTGAAACGTTAACGGATGCTGAAGTATTGGATCTGGTGGCTTATCTCAGAACAGCAGAACAGGTTAATCTACCTTAA
- the purD gene encoding phosphoribosylamine--glycine ligase — translation MNILILGSGGREHALAWKISQSPECNQLFVAPGNAGTSELATNLPELGNHFDEHGKAQIADFIRKHDIHLLVIGPEAPLVAGITDYLKEQEDLKHLAILGPGKEGAALEGSKDFAKAFMQRHSIPTASSQTFTKNTIEKGVSFLRSRALPIVLKADGLAAGKGVIISPTYEEAEYSLKEMLLEERFGSASQKVVIEDYLPGIELSVFVLTDGKDSIMLPEAKDYKRIGEKDSGPNTGGMGAVSPVPFADDAFITKVKERIVKPTILGLQKENIDYRGFIFIGLMNVKGDPYVIEYNVRMGDPETQVVIPRIENDLLPVLLVAAQQKLKTAQIQVSKDVATTVVMVSGGYPDAYEKGKLVSGLGNVKDAKVFHAGTKAEGNQVLTNGGRVIAVTGKGKRIEEALQNSYQAVQQISWEGVYYRKDIGQDLLNL, via the coding sequence ATGAACATACTTATTCTTGGCTCCGGAGGCCGTGAGCATGCCTTAGCATGGAAGATTAGCCAAAGTCCAGAATGTAATCAACTTTTTGTTGCCCCTGGTAATGCTGGAACTTCTGAGCTAGCCACCAACCTACCAGAACTAGGAAATCATTTTGATGAACACGGCAAAGCACAAATTGCTGACTTCATCAGGAAGCATGACATTCATCTACTGGTCATAGGACCTGAAGCACCACTGGTAGCAGGAATTACTGATTATCTAAAGGAACAAGAGGATCTTAAACATCTGGCCATACTAGGTCCTGGAAAAGAGGGTGCTGCCCTGGAAGGCAGTAAAGATTTTGCCAAAGCATTTATGCAACGTCACTCAATTCCAACTGCCTCCTCTCAAACATTTACCAAAAATACGATAGAAAAAGGGGTTTCCTTTCTCAGGTCAAGAGCATTACCTATTGTGCTTAAAGCTGATGGACTGGCAGCGGGTAAAGGAGTAATTATCAGCCCAACATATGAAGAAGCAGAATATTCGCTCAAAGAAATGTTACTGGAGGAAAGGTTCGGCAGCGCAAGCCAGAAGGTAGTTATTGAAGATTATCTTCCGGGTATAGAACTTTCTGTCTTTGTACTTACTGATGGTAAAGATTCAATCATGCTTCCTGAGGCCAAAGATTATAAAAGAATTGGAGAAAAAGACAGTGGGCCAAATACCGGAGGAATGGGTGCAGTGAGCCCGGTACCTTTTGCTGATGATGCATTTATCACCAAGGTAAAAGAACGTATTGTCAAACCAACTATACTGGGATTGCAAAAAGAAAATATTGACTATCGTGGATTTATCTTCATTGGGCTTATGAACGTAAAAGGTGATCCTTATGTGATAGAATATAATGTGCGTATGGGTGATCCTGAGACCCAGGTGGTGATTCCCCGCATAGAAAATGATTTACTACCTGTTTTGCTGGTCGCTGCCCAACAAAAACTGAAAACTGCACAAATCCAGGTTTCAAAAGATGTTGCTACTACCGTAGTCATGGTGTCGGGAGGATATCCTGATGCCTATGAAAAAGGAAAATTGGTTTCCGGTTTAGGCAACGTTAAAGATGCAAAGGTTTTTCACGCTGGAACCAAAGCTGAAGGTAATCAGGTACTTACCAACGGAGGTCGGGTAATCGCAGTTACGGGAAAAGGAAAGAGAATTGAAGAAGCACTGCAAAACAGCTATCAGGCAGTACAGCAAATCTCCTGGGAAGGTGTATATTACCGCAAGGATATTGGACAGGATTTACTTAACCTTTAA
- the katE gene encoding catalase, which produces MSEEKTTGNGGEIHQTSGDKNPILTTQQGTPVSDDQNSLKIGHRGPTALEDFHFREKIFHFDHERIPERVVHARGFGAHGFFELYDSISEYSSADLFQRKGEKTPAFVRFSTVAGNKGSFDLARDVRGFAVKLYTKEGNWDLVGNNIPVFFIQDAIKFPDLVHAAKPEPDRGFPQAQTAHDNFWDFISLMPESMHMVMWTMSDRAIPRSFRFMEGFGVHTFRLVNAEGKSTFVKFHWKPKQGLQSVVWNEAVKINGADPDFHRRDLWDAIQMGDYPEWELGMQLFDEDFADKFDFDVLDATKIIPEEEVPVRPVGRLVLDRVVDNFFAETEQVAFCTQNIVPGIDFSNDPLLQGRNFSYLDTQLKRLGGPNFTHIPINAPKCPFHHFQQDGHMAMTNPKGRANYEPNSWGAEGGPRESPEKGFRSYPSQESGSKERVRSESFADHYSQARQFYISQTPIEQNHIADALVFELSKVEKVEIRTRLVAHLLNIDKGLAENVAKGLRIKDMPAPAKAAKPTRMDLKESTPLSIQKNTPKSFKGRKIGVLLSDGADIDTFKMIKKAAEAEGAMIEIVAPMVGGVEASDGSWIEAKQKIDGGPSVLYDAVALLISDQGAQTLMKESTARDFVADAFAHMKFIAYLPSAMPLMEKAGIAESLDEGCIKLVTPDSASTFIMECRKIRFWDRESKVNVV; this is translated from the coding sequence ATGTCAGAAGAAAAGACAACAGGCAATGGTGGAGAAATCCATCAAACCTCCGGAGACAAAAACCCAATCCTTACTACGCAACAGGGCACTCCTGTTTCAGACGATCAGAATTCGTTGAAAATTGGCCATAGAGGGCCTACCGCCTTGGAAGACTTTCATTTCAGGGAAAAGATTTTTCACTTTGATCACGAGCGCATACCTGAACGTGTAGTGCATGCCCGTGGCTTCGGTGCTCACGGTTTTTTTGAATTATACGACTCCATCTCTGAGTATTCCTCGGCAGATCTTTTTCAACGCAAAGGCGAGAAAACACCGGCCTTCGTTCGTTTCTCTACAGTAGCTGGTAACAAAGGCTCTTTTGATCTGGCCAGAGATGTACGTGGTTTTGCTGTGAAATTGTATACCAAAGAGGGTAACTGGGATCTGGTGGGTAATAATATTCCTGTTTTTTTTATTCAGGATGCCATTAAGTTTCCTGACCTTGTTCACGCGGCCAAACCAGAACCTGACCGTGGATTTCCCCAGGCGCAGACTGCCCATGATAATTTCTGGGATTTTATTTCACTAATGCCCGAAAGTATGCACATGGTTATGTGGACCATGTCGGATCGCGCCATACCGCGCTCATTTCGTTTTATGGAAGGCTTTGGCGTCCATACCTTCCGGCTGGTAAATGCAGAAGGTAAATCCACTTTTGTTAAGTTTCACTGGAAACCCAAACAGGGACTACAATCTGTTGTGTGGAATGAAGCTGTCAAAATAAACGGTGCTGATCCTGATTTCCACCGCCGTGACCTCTGGGATGCTATTCAGATGGGCGATTACCCTGAATGGGAATTGGGCATGCAGCTTTTTGATGAAGATTTTGCCGATAAGTTTGATTTTGATGTGCTGGATGCCACCAAAATTATTCCCGAAGAAGAGGTTCCTGTACGTCCGGTAGGCCGTTTGGTGCTTGACCGTGTAGTGGATAATTTCTTTGCTGAAACTGAGCAGGTTGCGTTCTGCACACAGAACATCGTCCCCGGTATTGATTTTTCCAATGATCCACTCCTTCAAGGCCGTAATTTCTCATATCTGGACACGCAACTGAAGCGTTTGGGTGGGCCTAACTTTACCCATATTCCTATTAACGCACCCAAATGTCCTTTCCACCATTTTCAGCAGGATGGACATATGGCCATGACCAATCCTAAGGGAAGAGCCAATTATGAGCCTAATTCCTGGGGCGCTGAGGGCGGTCCTCGTGAATCTCCTGAAAAAGGCTTCCGCTCCTATCCAAGTCAGGAAAGTGGAAGTAAAGAACGTGTTCGCTCAGAAAGTTTTGCAGATCACTACAGTCAGGCCAGGCAATTCTACATTAGTCAAACACCTATTGAACAAAACCATATAGCGGATGCCCTGGTGTTTGAGCTAAGCAAAGTAGAAAAAGTAGAAATAAGAACACGTCTTGTTGCACACTTGCTGAATATAGATAAAGGACTGGCAGAAAACGTAGCAAAAGGATTACGGATTAAAGATATGCCTGCACCTGCTAAAGCTGCCAAACCTACAAGAATGGATCTGAAAGAATCTACTCCGCTTAGTATCCAAAAAAATACTCCTAAAAGCTTTAAGGGGCGTAAAATTGGTGTATTACTCAGTGATGGAGCTGATATTGATACTTTTAAGATGATCAAAAAAGCAGCAGAAGCTGAAGGAGCTATGATTGAAATTGTAGCCCCCATGGTTGGAGGTGTTGAAGCTAGTGATGGTAGTTGGATTGAAGCAAAGCAAAAAATTGATGGTGGCCCTTCCGTATTGTATGATGCTGTTGCACTTCTGATCTCCGATCAAGGTGCCCAGACATTGATGAAGGAGTCTACAGCAAGGGATTTTGTAGCAGATGCTTTTGCCCACATGAAGTTCATTGCCTACCTGCCATCAGCCATGCCGTTGATGGAAAAAGCTGGAATTGCTGAAAGTCTGGATGAAGGCTGCATCAAGTTAGTTACTCCCGACAGTGCTTCAACCTTTATTATGGAATGTCGTAAAATCCGTTTTTGGGATAGAGAAAGTAAGGTAAATGTTGTATAA
- a CDS encoding fatty acid desaturase family protein — translation MKPAIKFVNQDHSKFFPTLRERVNQYFKENNTTRFGNREMVIKSVSLLSVYLLSYAVVLLLPINAWLLLPFAILMGISKAGIGMSVMHDGLHGSYSKNALVNKIMGNTIYLLGANAFVWKVQHNVFHHTYTNIHGMDEDINTKVVIRLSKHAPLRRFHRFQHIYVFLLYSFLTLHLIVNDGMKLINYHRLGIVKKLKSSASKEYIRLVGFKLLYLFCTIGIPILITSLLWWQVLIGFVLMHLTAGVILSTIFQMAHIVEGAHQPLPNVEGNIENAWAIHQLETTANFSRNSRVLNWFIGGLNFQIEHHLFPNICHVHYKKISKIVEQTAQEFQIPYNVKPTMMAALHSHIRMLKVLGTTT, via the coding sequence ATGAAGCCTGCGATTAAATTCGTCAATCAAGATCATTCTAAGTTTTTTCCTACTTTAAGAGAAAGAGTTAATCAGTATTTTAAAGAAAACAACACAACTCGCTTTGGTAATCGTGAGATGGTGATTAAAAGTGTTTCTTTGCTGAGCGTGTATCTTTTGTCCTATGCTGTAGTGCTATTACTTCCTATTAATGCCTGGCTGTTGTTACCTTTTGCTATACTGATGGGGATTTCAAAAGCAGGTATAGGAATGTCAGTCATGCATGATGGTCTACATGGTTCTTACTCCAAAAACGCTTTGGTCAACAAAATTATGGGGAATACTATCTATTTGTTAGGAGCCAACGCATTTGTATGGAAGGTACAGCACAATGTTTTTCACCATACCTATACCAACATTCACGGGATGGATGAAGATATAAATACTAAAGTTGTCATTCGCTTATCCAAGCATGCACCATTAAGAAGATTTCACCGTTTTCAGCATATTTATGTATTCTTGCTCTACAGCTTTCTCACCTTACATTTGATCGTTAATGATGGAATGAAGCTGATCAACTACCATCGTTTGGGAATCGTCAAGAAACTCAAATCCAGTGCCAGCAAAGAATATATAAGACTGGTAGGTTTCAAATTACTTTATCTTTTCTGTACCATTGGCATTCCTATCCTCATTACTTCATTATTATGGTGGCAAGTGCTGATTGGCTTTGTACTTATGCACCTCACTGCCGGAGTGATTCTGAGTACTATTTTTCAGATGGCCCATATTGTAGAAGGAGCACATCAACCTCTACCCAATGTGGAGGGTAACATTGAAAATGCCTGGGCAATTCATCAATTGGAAACAACAGCAAATTTTTCCAGAAACAGCCGTGTGTTGAATTGGTTTATCGGCGGATTAAATTTTCAAATAGAGCATCATCTGTTTCCAAATATTTGTCATGTGCATTATAAAAAGATATCTAAGATTGTAGAGCAGACAGCGCAAGAATTTCAGATTCCGTATAACGTAAAACCTACCATGATGGCTGCACTGCACTCTCATATCAGGATGCTGAAAGTACTTGGCACTACTACTTAG
- a CDS encoding gliding motility lipoprotein GldH: protein MIKPQLPLLLLCCVFWLSACDTDRVYEQNYDFANKEWKVDSVPTFRFEINDPDEAYNIYWNVRNTLNFPYRNLYLTFYLEDTLGRTISTDLHNMLLFDPKTGKPYGSGMGDIFSHQIMALPKYRFDSAGTYQVRLEQYMRTETLEDILSVGVRVETAEP from the coding sequence GTGATCAAACCACAATTACCGCTACTTCTACTATGCTGCGTATTTTGGCTCAGTGCCTGCGATACTGATAGAGTATATGAACAAAACTATGACTTTGCCAATAAGGAATGGAAAGTAGATAGTGTACCTACTTTTCGTTTTGAGATAAATGATCCTGACGAAGCCTATAATATTTACTGGAATGTACGGAACACCCTAAATTTTCCTTACCGCAACCTTTATCTTACCTTTTATCTGGAAGATACGTTGGGAAGAACCATCTCTACCGATCTCCACAATATGTTACTGTTTGATCCTAAAACTGGTAAACCTTATGGGAGTGGAATGGGTGATATTTTTTCCCATCAAATCATGGCTTTACCTAAATATCGGTTTGATAGTGCAGGAACATACCAGGTTCGGCTTGAACAATATATGCGTACTGAAACCCTGGAGGATATTCTCTCAGTAGGCGTAAGGGTAGAAACAGCTGAGCCCTAG